One genomic segment of Sphaerodactylus townsendi isolate TG3544 linkage group LG07, MPM_Stown_v2.3, whole genome shotgun sequence includes these proteins:
- the GPR162 gene encoding probable G-protein coupled receptor 162, with the protein MNRVGNSLDDLSKATLHNNSLWWLACGLLALLANSWIILSITAKQQKHKPLELLLCFLAGTHILMATVPLTTYAVVQLRSESPDYDWNESICKVFVSTYYTLALATCFTVASLSYHRMWMVRWPVNYRLSNAKKQALHAVMGIWMVSFILSTLPSIGWHNNGERYYASGCQFIVSKIGLGFGVCFSLLLLGGIVMGLVCVGITFYQTLWAHRRHRCHHQRADEAASSCPSVAHNNFNVPAIVVEDVRGKRRSSLDGSESAKTSMQMTNLISAIVFLYDTLTGVPILVVSFFSLRYDTAPTWMVLAVLWCSMVQTLLLPSFIWSCERYRADVRTVWEQCVAIMSEEDGDDDGTGDDYSDGRFCKVRFDANGAAAIKRDSRDTKLLPVHHMLLPHDRVHYLQVPLSRRMSHDETNIFSHRSAPSFLHKWSSSDDIRVVAPLKSGGSSGFLPPELRNYHHRRRPPEDELTTLRQFLEAGLAVRGPGSNACFFRDEITTFIDETPAPSPMGSPRHSRAASSMQRERHHSLGGAGPEEGPGRDRRCSLTGDENLSLCIGEQESGKWTMAAQETQKLGELNL; encoded by the exons ATGAATCGTGTCGGCAATAGCTTGGATGACCTCTCCAAGGCCACCTTGCACAATAACTCCCTGTGGTGGCTGGCTTGTGGGCTTCTGGCCCTGCTAGCCAACTCCTGGATCATCTTGAGCATCACTGCCAAACAGCAGAAGCACAAGCCCCTGGAACTGCTGCTGTGCTTCCTGGCGGGGACCCACATCCTGATGGCCACTGTCCCACTCACCACCTACGCGGTGGTGCAGCTGCGCAGCGAGTCACCCGACTACGACTGGAACGAGAGCATCTGCAAAGTCTTTGTCTCCACCTACTACACTTTGGCCCTGGCCACCTGCTTTACGGTGGCTTCTTTGTCCTACCACCGGATGTGGATGGTTCGGTGGCCCGTCAACTACCGTCTAAGCAATGCCAAGAAGCAGGCTCTGCATGCCGTCATGGGTATCTGGATGGTCTCCTTCATCCTCTCCACGCTGCCCTCCATTGGCTGGCACAACAATGGTGAGCGCTACTACGCCAGTGGCTGCCAGTTCATCGTCAGCAAAATCGGACTGGGCTTCGGTGTCTGCTTCAGCCTGCTGCTCCTCGGGGGCATCGTCATGGGCCTTGTGTGTGTGGGCATCACTTTCTATCAAACCTTGTGGGCGCACCGGAGGCACCGGTGCCATCATCAGAGGGCCGACGAAGCGGCCTCCTCTTGCCCTTCTGTGGCTCACAATAACTTCAACGTGCCAGCCATCGTGGTGGAAGATGTCAGGGGTAAACGACGATCATCCTTGGATGGATCTGAGTCAGCCAAGACCTCCATGCAAATGACCAACCTCATTAGCGCCATCGTCTTCTTATACGATACGCTGACTGGAGTACCCATTTTG GTGGTGAGCTTCTTCAGCCTGCGCTATGACACTGCTCCCACCTGGATGGTGCTGGCTGTGCTCTGGTGCTCCATGGTACAGACTCTGCTCCTTCCGTCCTTCATCTGGTCCTGTGAACGCTACCGAGCAGATGTCCGTACTGTGTGGGAGCAATGCGTGGCAATAATGTCCGAGGAAGACGGGGATGACG ATGGCACTGGTGATGATTACAGCGACGGAAGGTTCTGCAAGGTGCGATTTGATGCCAACGGTGCCGCAGCCATCAAACGGGACTCCCGGGACACTAAACTGTTACCGGTTCATCACATGCTGTTGCCGCATGACAGGGTGCATTACCTGCAG GTCCCCCTCTCTCGGAGGATGTCCCATGATGAGACCAACATCTTCTCCCACCgctctgctccttccttccttcacaagTGGTCCTCCTCCGATGACATCCGAGTGGTCGCCCCACTCAAATCCGGAGGATCCTCTGGCTTTCTTCCTCCAGAGCTCCGCAACTACCATCATCGCCGACGGCCTCCTGAAGATGAACTCACCACACTGCGGCAGTTCTTGGAAGCCGGGCTGGCTGTCCGGGGCCCCGGTTCTAACGCCTGCTTCTTCCGTGACGAGATCACCACCTTCATTGACGAAACGCCGGCACCCTCCCCGATGGGCAGTCCCCGCCACTCGCGTGCCGCATCCTCAATGCAGCGCGAGAGGCATCACTCTTTAGGGGGTGCTGGGCCAGAAGAGGGCCCTGGCAGGGATCGACGGTGTTCACTGACTGGGGATGAAAATCTTAGCCTCTGCATAGGGGAGCAGGAGTCTGGCAAATGGACCATGGCCGCACAAGAGACACAGAAATTGGGAGAGCTTAATCTATGA